AAacataggacatacaattttaaaatgctatattgcaatggcctgcttgcctttaatatattcagccccccccccctccccaagtcaaaagttgaaattgcacTTATGTGGAAGAtccttgtaggtacctaatagcaCCGATAaaagaagaaagaaaaaaaattagggaACTCACTTTGCTGtagatttgttataaattataatattatgtcaagtgTACCTAGGTACCTCGTCATTTAGTACAGGTACGTCACTGCAGCAGTGGAGTATTTATAGGGGGGCATGGGGTCCGGACTTCCCCCCATTGGGCCcataaatacctatctaaacatctaatatatacattaatatattatttggcgAAGCCTCCTACCTCAATTCCTAAATCCGCCACCGCAATTGCAGCAAGGATGTCTCAAATTTAAAGTTGGAAATAGAAATTTTactgatttaaaatatgttgtcattTTACAATTATCATCTATGactgacacaaaaaaataaattaaaaaatcacatTATTGTCAAACATTAGGTTAcgttcatcgctccgctcagaaccaaataatattcatatattacgCAAGTGGCCCATTAGCTCAGTTGGTTAGAGCGTCGTGCTAATAACGCGAAGGTCGTGGGTTCGATCCCCCCATGGGCCAAATAaatttttgcatgtttttgttatttttacacctcaactatttacatttaaatttaaataataatataattattaattaaattaccaaattCATGTCAAAGTGGATATGGGTGGATTCTTCAtcatgactttttttttctctatattaataaagttatgGCACTTTATTAAAAGGACACTCACAGAGATTTATTGTAACCGCgactccgtcttacaagtgtgtaacatatTATCCAATTTAAAACGCTCAACAGATCACGTTTAAATTCATTAGTTGATAAATCAGAGTGAATCGatttattatgaaacttgacgGTAAGAGCATATCTGCGTTTGtgtacgataattcagtttctAAGTGagatatgagtatttttaatttacgctatattattatatgcgcaaaacttgctaaaaaattaaaatatcgtaaaaaacctaACAACACAGTTATGTTCTTATACCATCAAGGCatcaatatagttataataggaCGATtttcactcaaatttttaaactaacgaggTTAAACGTGATTTGTTGAGTGTGAAATTGCTATGTTATTtgtagacggagacaacaaatgcctaTGTATAAGTGTCCTCTTAAtgattatttcaataacatattgtaacagatggtgaaataaaaattaatcataaaaataaaaaagcagaAAGTAGGTAACCacccagtggcgtagccagggggggttTGGGtgtttgacccccccccccccccattgacattttccctcctaataaatatgttgtttatagggtttgggactgcttgcaagttataaatttgtctaatgaaatggcgaaattaaatacaaagtttgaatttgcatatttgtttacattttaacttgAATGTAcgtacatacaattgtcgggaaaaattatatttggataacattgaaaaatatcttaaaacatattatgtttggttaggtacaataagGTCAATAAGTGATAATTTTGAGATTGGTGGAGGCCGAAGCCTAATACCATActgttataaaattgaataagcttaaaaaaattaagtaaatgtttgggagaggtggagggctgttaaagttgttggtggagcttggctatAGTTGCCCTATGTTCGCATATTATGTAAGATTttataagtctctttgtgacaaaactgtgtttaaaccaGGGTTGGCAAAAACCCAAAAACCCAAtgggttttaatgtaaaagtaataatgggtggttttatcgaggtttttctgaaaaaatccacccgaaaaaaataaaatcggaattattaattaaaaatagaatagaattttattgaaaataaaagatTTCTATTGACCATTAGTgtgtaattttttctattttattctttaaattgtacctacctaattaaaaaaataattattaagtttttttcaaatcaatttaatattttaattagaaaaataaataatacctataaggtaattttttctgaaaattaacacaagttaaaaaaaaaaagagtgaacttctattttatccagaaaagtAACCCGGATTTTATgggatttttcaaaaaaaattagtgtgtttaacccagaaaagcagcccgggttttttcggggtgggctttttcgtgccaaccctggtttaaactataattgattgTAAATTGTACGGATGAATGAACATCAGTAGGTACGTattcgtttatcacggtgttcgcatatcacgttattcgttattacttatttagtaacctagtattgtatgccagtatttttaaaaattaagttgttatttatttatttatcaggtttgtgtacctacttactttttagttttttattactaaaattgcaatatgttttatgatttttcaaaaataatataaaaatgttgctacatagtacataatatatttaagcatattttgagaattttgactgcatatttcgataatttttagtgtaacaagtcaagttctgaacccttaatttatttatacacaaaaactgtaaaaacttggttttaatctatacttgaAACACctcccatttcataatcctagCTACGCCACTGTAACCACCCTTCTGTGCAGTAGTGCAGTAGGTGTCGAGTCTTCATTGAGTATTTGAGGCACAGTAATGTATGAGTTCAGtttgatttcaatgataaatcactaggtacataatattatgaaaataattctgagcggagaatcAACCTTTATAGCCTAAAAATATTCAGGTATGATAGTTGTTGAAACCGTGACAATTAAAACATTCTGGATTTTATTGAATTCgaatactcaaatattttataaaaaaaaatgtatatgtacatacaaataggtaggtaggtaggtaggtaggtaggtaggtaggtaccttatttAGAACGaacattataaaacaatgtgggtataaaaaatgtattattataaatatttttcatatatgttattttaaatgtatactcgtTAAGGTCGcgatggtttttaattttatagccaTTGAGATTAGAATCGTTTTACAACACATATAGAGTAAATAGAAgagttattgattttattttgtacctatgataggtattaggtattattttttataaaatataaaaaatttaatcgaTAACTCTTTTACACGATAGGTAATTCGATTAAATGTTTGAACTTTTTAATGCtcgataatttaaattattttccatcaaagtatattttcatataaacatcatcacatattataatattataatttaaacaatcacggtaggtaggtaatagctGTATagctgtatataggtatatctataatatagataaccatataatttaattgcGTACGAGATAGATGTGcgttattttgttttccatCGATTTGTCGAAACGTTCGTTTTTAATTTGCTTCTATTCGGGTCAGTAAAAACATTACCACGTCGGTCAtcggttattttattgttattcgaaTAATCATTTAATCCTTTTCGCCTTTCAGCCGAAGACAGCGCGCCGACCGATCCGGGCGTATGCGGTAAATTCATGACTGGATGTGCCTGGGCACTTGTTGTCGTCACCTTCCCGTTTTCTCTGTTCGTCTGTTTCAAAGTTAGTGCACTTAGAAGTCAAAACTTACGTCAACACGAACCCCGGCACTCTGTTGCACGATgactgcaatataatatatttgttttgtattgtcTCTGATAGGTAGTTCAGGAGTACGAACGAGCTGTAATATTTCGCCTAGGACGTCTGGTGTCGGGCGGGGCGAAAGGGccaggtaatattatacataaatatatgatcatgttaaattatttacaaccaATGGGCGATTTTCTCTTTCCAGGTATATTCTTCATTTTGCCCTGCATCGACAACTATGCGCGTGTCGACTTGAGAACACGCACGTACGACGTGCCGCCACAAGaggtacccatatattatatcgcataatataatattatactatattataagtgtatatagtttattatagtgaatacctatatattataatgtatatactataactatactgtattattaaatagagtatatattatactataatatagactatattcTGGAGGGGTGTAGCCGtggtttttcaataataaaagccaaaaggttaatattttacaactggaaataaaaaaaaaaatataatttgaaattgagAGAGGggtttttttaggtttttttaccTCTTGAGTGGATAACGTCAGTGAATATGGTAGACGTTGCAGTTAGGTTATAATAGTGGTTTTaaggacataataataatcactgaGTCTCCGAGGTAACCTACTAccaggggtggataggtagtatttatNNNNNNNNNNNNNNNNNNNNNNNNNNNNNNNNNNNNNNNNNNNNNNNNNNNNNNNNNNNNNNNNNNNNNNNNNNNNNNNNNNNNNNNNNNNNNNNNNNNNattttatataagtactgtGAATTGTGATTTTGTTTAGTGTAGTATAGGCATTTAACCGTTCGACACAATTATACTAATTtgtctttaattatttataagtccgtaaaatgagtttaaaaactataaatgatACAAGTAATACGAGTGACAGTGATCCTTTAATTCATACAGATGAAACTGATGAAAGTGACCAATGTTCATCTCAAAGTATACAACTTTCGGAGCTCAA
This portion of the Acyrthosiphon pisum isolate AL4f chromosome A1, pea_aphid_22Mar2018_4r6ur, whole genome shotgun sequence genome encodes:
- the LOC100570477 gene encoding band 7 protein AAEL010189-like: MTGCAWALVVVTFPFSLFVCFKVVQEYERAVIFRLGRLVSGGAKGPGIFFILPCIDNYARVDLRTRTYDVPPQEVPIYYIA